In one Spirochaetales bacterium genomic region, the following are encoded:
- a CDS encoding carbohydrate ABC transporter substrate-binding protein, translating to MKKIMAILVLLMLTVGMVFATGTQESTGGSKVINLWSFTDEVPKMLDKYKELHPDFDYEVKVTIIATTDGAYQPALDQALVGGGADAPDIYTAESAFVLKYTQGDMATQAAPYKSLGIDVAKKLKECDIAQYTVDIGTRAGGDLVGLGYQATGGAYIYRRSIAKAVWGTDDPKVIKTKIGPGWDKFFEAAAALKAKGYGIVSGDGDVWHAVENGSKKGWIVNGALNIDPDREAFLDIAKKLKDNGYHNDTQDWTDAWFADMKDAGPKKILGYFGPAWLINYVMANNCGDTYGDWAICEPPVGFFWGGTWVIANKNTKVDKKVLGQIIEWITLDCSNTGLQYYWANGTFNPDNPTKDAVASGTVMAKSDGKLKFLGGQNMFDVFVPAGAFATGKNKTQYDETINRFWRDQVREYTSGNKTRAQAIADFKQMVADNLDIVVK from the coding sequence ATGAAAAAAATTATGGCAATACTTGTATTGCTCATGCTGACAGTCGGCATGGTGTTTGCAACCGGAACTCAAGAAAGTACCGGTGGTTCGAAAGTCATCAATCTGTGGAGCTTTACAGATGAAGTTCCCAAAATGCTTGACAAGTACAAGGAACTGCATCCGGATTTCGATTATGAAGTCAAAGTTACTATTATAGCAACCACAGACGGTGCTTATCAGCCGGCTCTTGACCAGGCCCTTGTCGGCGGCGGTGCAGATGCTCCCGATATCTACACAGCTGAATCCGCTTTCGTCCTCAAGTACACACAGGGTGACATGGCTACTCAAGCTGCCCCTTATAAAAGCCTCGGCATCGATGTAGCAAAAAAATTAAAAGAGTGTGATATCGCACAGTATACTGTCGATATCGGTACAAGAGCTGGTGGCGATCTTGTTGGTCTCGGTTATCAGGCAACAGGCGGTGCTTATATTTATCGCCGTTCAATTGCCAAGGCCGTCTGGGGAACGGATGATCCCAAAGTTATCAAAACCAAAATCGGCCCGGGCTGGGACAAATTTTTTGAAGCCGCCGCTGCCCTGAAAGCAAAAGGTTACGGAATCGTTTCCGGTGACGGCGATGTATGGCATGCTGTAGAAAACGGCTCAAAAAAGGGCTGGATTGTTAACGGCGCACTCAATATCGATCCTGATCGGGAAGCTTTCCTTGACATTGCAAAGAAACTCAAGGACAATGGTTACCACAATGATACACAGGACTGGACGGATGCCTGGTTTGCAGACATGAAAGACGCCGGCCCAAAAAAGATTTTAGGTTACTTTGGTCCCGCATGGCTCATCAACTATGTCATGGCAAATAATTGCGGCGATACATACGGCGACTGGGCTATTTGTGAACCGCCGGTAGGTTTCTTCTGGGGCGGAACATGGGTTATCGCGAATAAAAACACCAAAGTTGACAAAAAAGTTCTGGGCCAGATCATTGAATGGATCACACTTGATTGTTCCAACACAGGCCTCCAGTACTACTGGGCAAACGGAACGTTCAATCCCGACAATCCGACAAAAGATGCTGTCGCTTCCGGTACGGTCATGGCTAAATCAGACGGTAAACTCAAGTTCCTCGGCGGACAGAATATGTTTGACGTATTTGTCCCTGCAGGCGCATTTGCAACCGGTAAAAACAAAACCCAGTACGACGAAACGATTAACAGATTCTGGCGCGATCAGGTCCGGGAATATACTTCCGGCAACAAAACTCGCGCGCAGGCTATTGCTGATTTCAAACAGATGGTAGCCGACAACCTCGATATCGTCGTAAAGTAG
- a CDS encoding B12-binding domain-containing radical SAM protein, with translation MKKTDIYDDDMEQLTSERTVGNVLLVEPKSPDFNIYTMFKIPRMGLAILGTLARNAGYNVKIIYQETTPLTYDLIMWADMIGFSIITSTAPEGYRLAHSTRILNKQRNKNIPILFGGVHATFKPEEALQYGDFVFRGEAENTFVPFLDAFNRGDDITGIPGLSRKENGRFIHNPVVTERVDMNDVPTPDWSLFVNYKPIIGIAMTSRGCPYDCSFCSVTAMLGRRYRTRSDDLIIQDLSATSSKHVFFYDDNFTADRKRTKRLLRRIIMERGITHHIRDFSAQVRVDVSKDPELLDLMKEAGFKTFYIGFESVNQKTLELYKKGQTLNESIESIREIHQRGIQIHGMFVFGSDADGKETFRETLAFVKQNKIETVQFLIITPLPGTDHYRKLDNEGRILCYEWERYDAFNTVFLPKKMSPYHLQIWTIQYMKRFYSIRRMLKNLFRGRIWLACLYAYGWFTLYLWSRNNRKKLRKLLEDSRKLFVPEIMQAPCPVRE, from the coding sequence ATGAAAAAAACGGACATATATGATGATGATATGGAACAGTTGACTTCGGAGAGGACGGTCGGAAATGTTTTACTTGTAGAGCCGAAATCTCCGGATTTCAATATCTATACGATGTTTAAAATACCGCGTATGGGACTCGCCATTCTGGGAACCCTTGCCCGGAACGCCGGATATAATGTAAAAATAATTTACCAGGAGACCACGCCGCTTACCTATGATCTTATCATGTGGGCCGATATGATCGGTTTTTCCATCATCACATCCACGGCACCGGAAGGCTACCGGCTTGCCCATTCGACAAGAATCCTGAACAAACAGCGGAACAAGAATATTCCGATCCTCTTTGGCGGGGTTCATGCGACATTCAAACCGGAAGAGGCCTTGCAGTACGGAGATTTTGTTTTCAGGGGGGAGGCGGAGAACACCTTTGTTCCGTTCCTGGATGCATTCAATCGGGGTGACGATATAACGGGGATACCGGGGCTTAGCCGGAAGGAGAACGGCAGGTTTATACACAACCCCGTTGTCACGGAAAGGGTCGATATGAACGATGTGCCGACACCGGACTGGTCCCTCTTCGTCAACTACAAACCCATTATCGGCATCGCGATGACCTCCCGGGGGTGCCCCTATGACTGTAGTTTCTGCTCAGTTACCGCAATGCTCGGCCGCCGCTACAGAACCCGCTCCGACGATCTCATTATACAGGACCTTTCCGCCACATCAAGCAAACACGTCTTTTTCTATGACGACAATTTCACCGCGGACAGGAAAAGGACAAAGCGTCTGTTAAGGCGGATTATCATGGAACGGGGTATTACCCATCATATCCGGGATTTTTCCGCACAGGTGCGGGTGGATGTGTCAAAGGACCCCGAACTTCTCGATCTGATGAAGGAGGCGGGATTCAAGACATTTTACATCGGTTTTGAATCCGTGAATCAGAAGACTCTCGAGTTGTACAAAAAGGGCCAGACCTTGAACGAAAGCATCGAATCAATCAGGGAAATACACCAACGGGGAATCCAGATTCACGGTATGTTCGTCTTCGGCTCCGATGCGGACGGCAAGGAGACCTTCAGGGAAACACTCGCTTTTGTCAAACAGAATAAAATCGAGACGGTCCAGTTTCTGATTATCACCCCCCTTCCCGGTACCGATCATTACAGGAAGCTGGACAATGAAGGAAGGATACTCTGTTACGAATGGGAGCGCTACGACGCCTTCAATACGGTATTTCTCCCGAAAAAGATGTCACCCTACCACCTCCAGATATGGACGATACAATACATGAAACGCTTCTATTCGATCAGGAGAATGCTTAAAAACCTGTTCAGGGGCAGAATCTGGCTTGCGTGTCTCTATGCCTACGGGTGGTTCACGCTATATCTGTGGAGCAGGAATAACAGAAAAAAACTCAGGAAACTGCTGGAAGACAGCAGGAAGCTTTTTGTTCCGGAAATCATGCAGGCACCGTGTCCGGTCCGAGAGTGA
- a CDS encoding sigma-70 family RNA polymerase sigma factor, giving the protein MEREDDDVLVQKVKNGDIDAFRGIVRRHTGRIYYLGLKFFHDHDNAEDFTQEVFLKIFKKLDSYKGKGLFKAWLYRIAFNCAVNQYHAEKAKREVIREVNIDHVEEDYLVDRRESVESGFLKKERSRRVREVLGELPDTFAIVIKMFYYDGLCYKDIARIMRVPLNTVKSFIFRAKKLIKKKLEL; this is encoded by the coding sequence ATGGAGAGAGAGGATGATGATGTCCTGGTGCAAAAGGTCAAAAACGGTGATATCGATGCGTTTAGGGGAATCGTACGGCGGCATACGGGAAGGATCTATTATCTTGGTCTGAAGTTTTTTCATGACCACGATAACGCCGAAGACTTTACCCAGGAGGTGTTTTTAAAGATTTTTAAAAAACTCGATTCGTACAAGGGGAAAGGACTCTTTAAGGCATGGCTTTACAGGATCGCATTCAATTGTGCGGTAAATCAGTACCATGCGGAAAAGGCGAAAAGGGAAGTGATAAGAGAAGTAAATATCGACCATGTTGAAGAAGATTATCTTGTTGACCGGCGTGAATCCGTGGAAAGCGGGTTCCTGAAAAAAGAACGGAGCAGGAGGGTGCGGGAAGTTCTTGGAGAATTGCCGGATACATTCGCAATCGTCATCAAAATGTTCTATTATGACGGTTTGTGCTATAAAGATATCGCACGGATCATGAGGGTGCCGTTGAATACGGTCAAATCGTTCATTTTCCGTGCTAAAAAGTTGATAAAAAAAAAGCTGGAGTTATGA
- a CDS encoding PAS domain-containing protein, with product MPITNDIVNTIREPLIILDQKLKIVSANRSFYDFFQVSAEETEGQFIYDLGNRQWNIPRLKDLLETVLSEKKCFDNYIVEHTFDTIGHKVMFLNARQVRTKYGISKYILLVFEDITERKRIEEKNTNLFIELQKALEQIKILHGIIPICACCKKIRDDSGYWDQLEAYISKYSEAQFSHGLCPDCAVKLYPDLCKNDQ from the coding sequence ATGCCGATAACAAACGATATCGTGAATACCATACGCGAACCTCTCATTATTCTTGATCAAAAATTAAAAATAGTGTCGGCAAACCGCTCATTTTATGATTTTTTTCAGGTTTCGGCTGAGGAGACCGAAGGACAGTTCATTTATGATCTGGGGAACAGGCAATGGAATATACCCAGATTGAAAGATCTTCTCGAGACGGTTTTATCCGAAAAGAAATGTTTTGACAATTACATTGTAGAGCATACGTTCGATACAATAGGTCATAAGGTGATGTTTCTCAACGCACGGCAGGTGCGTACGAAGTATGGAATTTCAAAATATATCCTTCTTGTGTTTGAAGATATTACCGAACGAAAAAGAATTGAAGAGAAAAACACGAACCTTTTCATTGAACTTCAAAAGGCACTTGAACAGATTAAAATATTGCATGGTATAATTCCGATTTGCGCCTGCTGCAAGAAAATAAGAGACGATAGCGGGTATTGGGATCAGTTGGAGGCGTATATAAGCAAATATTCGGAAGCGCAATTCTCGCACGGTTTATGTCCCGATTGTGCGGTGAAACTATATCCCGATTTATGCAAAAATGATCAGTGA
- a CDS encoding energy-coupling factor transporter transmembrane protein EcfT, whose protein sequence is MAGITLFHYIPGDSFMHRRDARIKLISVLSVCVTVMTVRFASLAVLAPFLVAAAASSGIKANRIITELQYFFVFMAVIFLVRAWSEEAEPICRWGWLSLPPLSGLTEALLLTARLTMIILVSLVLTSTTRTSDLREAVYRLLYRIPFIPASRIAVMMGLAIGFIPVLMRQYEEITEASHSRCIGTRKNPAARLVTLARPLLTGIFRRADEIAEAMASRCYTEEHAKTATRAKKGDWIFLICSLSLSACSIGVNVILM, encoded by the coding sequence ATGGCTGGGATAACGCTCTTCCATTATATTCCCGGCGATTCGTTCATGCACCGCCGGGACGCCCGGATAAAACTCATCTCCGTTCTCTCAGTCTGCGTCACGGTCATGACCGTCCGGTTCGCGAGTCTTGCCGTCCTTGCCCCCTTCCTCGTCGCGGCCGCCGCGTCTTCGGGAATCAAGGCAAACCGGATCATTACCGAATTACAGTACTTTTTTGTCTTCATGGCAGTCATCTTTCTCGTACGCGCTTGGTCCGAGGAAGCCGAACCGATTTGCCGGTGGGGGTGGCTCTCCCTCCCGCCGCTTTCAGGATTAACAGAAGCACTGCTTCTCACGGCCCGTCTCACCATGATCATTCTCGTTTCGCTTGTTCTCACTTCGACAACCAGGACAAGCGACCTGCGCGAAGCCGTGTACCGGCTTTTATACCGCATACCCTTCATCCCCGCTTCCAGGATTGCCGTCATGATGGGTCTCGCGATCGGTTTTATTCCCGTCCTGATGAGGCAATACGAAGAGATTACGGAGGCGTCGCACTCGCGTTGTATCGGCACGAGAAAGAACCCGGCCGCCCGTCTCGTCACCCTGGCACGCCCCCTTCTAACCGGCATATTCCGCCGCGCGGACGAGATCGCGGAAGCGATGGCATCGCGTTGTTATACGGAGGAACACGCAAAAACAGCGACGCGGGCAAAAAAGGGAGACTGGATATTTTTAATCTGTTCGCTGTCACTCAGTGCCTGCTCAATCGGCGTGAACGTTATTTTGATGTAG
- a CDS encoding ABC transporter ATP-binding protein, which yields MLSAEHLTRTFPGSGGGLFDVSFTIRRGEFLVIAGKNGSGKTVLMKHLNGLLAPTSGRVLLEGKPVLKDLARTRRKIGLVFQNPDSQILGQTVEDDVAFGPRNLNLENDEVTRRVDEALAETSLDSHKDRLPYTLSGGEKQRCAIAGVLAMKSDIIVFDEPFTQLDFPGVRSILERIIGLHQKGKTIIVITHDLEKVLAHATRLLILERGRLVFDGLPEEGIGVAVSRGVHRPSCRCLSIEEYTWLG from the coding sequence ATGCTGAGTGCCGAACATCTCACCAGAACCTTCCCCGGAAGCGGCGGGGGATTGTTCGATGTGTCGTTCACGATAAGGCGCGGTGAGTTTCTCGTGATCGCAGGGAAAAACGGTTCGGGAAAGACGGTGCTGATGAAACACCTCAACGGACTTCTCGCCCCCACATCCGGACGGGTGCTCTTGGAAGGAAAGCCGGTATTGAAAGACCTCGCCCGCACGCGCAGAAAAATCGGGCTGGTGTTTCAGAATCCGGACAGCCAGATACTGGGTCAGACGGTCGAAGACGATGTCGCATTCGGACCGAGGAATCTGAACCTGGAAAACGACGAGGTAACACGGCGCGTCGACGAGGCACTCGCGGAAACATCGCTTGATAGTCATAAAGACAGGCTTCCTTATACCCTCTCGGGCGGAGAAAAACAGCGCTGCGCTATCGCCGGGGTACTCGCCATGAAATCCGATATCATCGTTTTCGACGAGCCCTTTACCCAGCTCGATTTTCCAGGGGTCAGGTCGATCCTCGAACGGATCATCGGGCTTCATCAAAAGGGAAAAACCATTATCGTGATCACGCACGACCTCGAAAAAGTACTCGCCCACGCGACGCGGCTTCTCATCCTTGAAAGGGGCCGCCTGGTATTCGACGGATTGCCGGAAGAGGGAATCGGGGTTGCGGTCTCCCGCGGCGTCCACCGCCCTTCATGCCGGTGCCTTTCGATCGAGGAATATACATGGCTGGGATAA
- a CDS encoding biotin transporter BioY, which yields MKHDKPIPLRMIVFSALFTALMALGSYAVIPIGPVPVVLTNFFVILSGLFLGSRWGVMSVFVFLLCGAVGLPVFAGGGAGIAHLAGPRGGYLLAYLPAAWTAGFISCSGKTSVPRNIAALGAASLVIYAAGVPWLKIQTGISWERAMLVGMFPFLIPDSIKIAAAVILYRMISPARMHFMRQEDSRC from the coding sequence ATGAAGCACGACAAACCGATTCCTTTACGAATGATAGTCTTTTCGGCGCTTTTTACGGCCCTTATGGCACTGGGCTCATATGCCGTCATCCCGATCGGGCCGGTCCCGGTCGTTCTCACCAACTTTTTTGTCATCCTTTCGGGCCTTTTTCTGGGAAGCAGATGGGGTGTGATGAGCGTATTCGTTTTCCTCCTCTGCGGGGCAGTCGGTCTTCCCGTATTCGCGGGCGGGGGTGCTGGTATCGCCCACCTGGCCGGACCCCGCGGGGGGTACCTCCTCGCCTATCTTCCCGCCGCGTGGACGGCGGGTTTTATTTCCTGTTCGGGGAAAACGTCGGTACCGAGGAATATCGCGGCCCTCGGAGCCGCTTCGCTTGTCATCTACGCTGCCGGGGTTCCCTGGCTGAAAATACAGACGGGCATCTCATGGGAAAGGGCGATGCTTGTGGGAATGTTTCCCTTTTTGATCCCCGATTCAATCAAAATCGCCGCCGCCGTTATCCTTTACCGGATGATCAGCCCGGCGCGGATGCATTTCATGCGGCAGGAAGACTCACGATGCTGA
- a CDS encoding biotin--[acetyl-CoA-carboxylase] ligase, with protein sequence MYTAKRKIITMLREASSPVSGERLSRELRISRVSIWKQIQTLIKLGYEIRTSTRGYNLLDNDDLLLPWEFPGAEHLVHYHTSTDSTMKRAGEHSVKGCPEGTLIIAGAQTEGRGRLNRIWDSGEGGLYFSLLLRPTVPPSYGFLYVCAASIALIETTASLFNIAARIKWPNDILIEDKKIAGILYEISGCGHRISSLILGIGVNLNNRLPDNLDAARSLSMLTGRRISRRIFLTHFLLRFNRLKQDTINGTTLSLYKRYCSTLSRYVMVIPFNGELKRGHAIDITPHGDLLIKEDDGTISHAFFGECIPSQRKHR encoded by the coding sequence GTGTATACGGCAAAACGGAAAATCATTACCATGCTGAGGGAAGCTTCTTCCCCCGTCTCCGGCGAACGATTGAGCAGAGAACTCCGGATCTCACGCGTGAGCATATGGAAACAGATACAGACACTGATCAAACTCGGTTATGAAATAAGGACCTCCACGCGGGGGTACAATCTGCTCGATAACGACGACCTTCTGCTTCCCTGGGAGTTTCCCGGCGCCGAACACCTCGTCCATTACCATACATCGACGGATTCGACGATGAAACGTGCCGGTGAACACTCAGTGAAAGGCTGTCCCGAAGGGACACTCATCATTGCCGGCGCGCAGACCGAAGGCAGGGGCAGGTTGAACAGGATCTGGGATTCCGGGGAGGGCGGACTCTATTTTTCTCTCTTACTGCGGCCGACGGTTCCGCCGTCGTACGGATTTCTTTATGTCTGCGCCGCATCCATCGCCCTCATCGAGACGACCGCGTCCCTTTTCAACATAGCCGCCCGTATCAAATGGCCAAACGATATACTGATCGAGGATAAAAAGATCGCAGGAATCCTTTATGAGATCAGCGGATGCGGTCACCGCATATCCTCACTTATCCTCGGTATCGGTGTCAACCTCAATAACCGGCTGCCGGACAATCTCGATGCCGCCCGGTCCCTTTCGATGCTGACGGGCCGCCGTATTTCACGCCGGATTTTTCTCACGCATTTTCTCTTGCGATTCAACAGATTGAAGCAGGATACTATTAACGGGACCACGCTTTCCCTCTACAAGCGATACTGTTCGACGCTTTCCCGCTATGTCATGGTCATTCCGTTCAACGGAGAGCTCAAACGGGGTCACGCAATCGACATCACCCCGCACGGCGACCTCCTTATAAAGGAGGACGACGGAACGATCAGCCATGCGTTCTTCGGGGAGTGCATACCCTCACAAAGGAAACATAGATGA
- a CDS encoding histidine kinase, giving the protein MSSFLRKQEGSRRARLPFPLLVKTMIQRYNHDMKRTSGIAGGRKSMVSSFLFILPVLIITGLLLALIVNFLHGKFSGRLIKISVVNSLALSGGVLLNLFITRMLVVRIKPVYVVLISFGFIAAVSVSGFLFILILEPFFFLYGARLIQSYLLINFVFALSLTVISSGFLVYQHRLMEKESVIGTERLLRKEIEQKLYNAKIHPHFLFNSLNLIVSMLGEPEKAEEALTILSELLRYHLDESAAETVPLSKEMENVKKYLALQKMRFGERLSFLITGKAEGVVPPLVIQPIVENAVKHNIKTVKHLHVDISINAPGDTIAVSVADSAGLVSESMIGKGSGLSITKRRTELAGGRFSIDGGAVIMTFPQSMPPVRSGR; this is encoded by the coding sequence GTGTCAAGCTTTTTACGGAAACAGGAGGGTTCCCGCCGTGCGCGATTGCCCTTTCCTCTGCTTGTCAAGACGATGATACAGCGCTACAATCACGATATGAAAAGAACTTCCGGTATCGCCGGCGGCCGCAAAAGTATGGTTTCAAGTTTCCTTTTTATTCTTCCCGTTCTCATTATTACCGGGCTTCTTCTTGCTTTGATCGTCAATTTCCTTCATGGTAAGTTTTCCGGCAGGCTTATCAAGATTTCGGTCGTCAATTCCCTGGCCCTCTCGGGCGGCGTACTGTTGAACCTCTTTATCACCAGGATGCTGGTTGTCAGGATAAAACCGGTGTATGTCGTTTTGATATCCTTCGGTTTTATTGCAGCGGTAAGCGTCTCCGGGTTTCTCTTTATTCTGATACTCGAACCATTTTTTTTCCTGTATGGCGCGCGACTTATACAATCATATCTTTTGATCAACTTTGTGTTCGCCCTGTCGCTGACGGTTATCTCGAGCGGGTTTTTAGTGTATCAGCACAGACTCATGGAAAAGGAAAGCGTTATCGGTACCGAACGCCTTTTGAGAAAGGAAATCGAACAGAAACTCTACAACGCTAAAATACATCCCCATTTTCTGTTTAATTCGTTGAATCTGATTGTGTCGATGCTCGGGGAACCGGAGAAGGCGGAGGAGGCCCTCACGATATTGTCGGAATTGCTGCGGTACCACCTCGATGAGTCGGCAGCGGAAACCGTCCCCCTTTCGAAAGAAATGGAAAACGTGAAAAAATACCTCGCCCTGCAGAAGATGCGCTTCGGGGAAAGGCTTTCCTTTCTGATAACGGGAAAAGCGGAAGGGGTGGTTCCGCCACTCGTAATACAACCCATTGTGGAAAACGCCGTGAAACACAATATCAAAACCGTCAAACACCTGCATGTCGATATTTCTATTAATGCCCCGGGCGATACCATCGCCGTCTCCGTTGCCGATTCGGCCGGACTTGTTTCCGAAAGCATGATCGGAAAAGGCTCCGGCCTGAGTATCACAAAAAGAAGAACGGAACTGGCGGGCGGCCGGTTTTCGATCGATGGGGGCGCCGTTATCATGACGTTTCCGCAGTCAATGCCGCCTGTAAGGAGCGGGCGGTGA
- a CDS encoding response regulator transcription factor → MITVIVADDEAHARKRLCALLGRYPEITIAGEVSDGDSLLDCLTAGNVDVAFLDINMPGASVFSTLSSLPDPPLIVFQTAYADYAQDAFEVEAVDYLMKPVGRERLDKCVSKIKKALSHRNPERISYPERISVKYGSIMKVIEVNGIFAVRSEEGFSFIYTQEGRFISDRSLHFFEGMLPGTRFYRISRTAIVNTDYVKVLHPMFKGSYSLELKNGLTMNVSRRRMKRLKELLQFL, encoded by the coding sequence GTGATAACCGTTATCGTGGCTGATGATGAAGCGCACGCGCGAAAAAGATTATGCGCGCTTTTGGGCCGTTATCCGGAGATAACGATCGCGGGTGAGGTTTCGGACGGCGATTCACTCCTCGATTGCCTGACCGCCGGGAATGTCGACGTCGCTTTTCTTGATATTAATATGCCGGGGGCTTCCGTTTTTTCCACGTTATCCTCGCTTCCGGACCCCCCGCTGATTGTCTTTCAAACGGCATACGCCGATTACGCCCAGGATGCTTTTGAAGTCGAGGCGGTCGATTACCTGATGAAGCCGGTCGGCAGGGAAAGACTCGACAAGTGCGTTTCAAAGATAAAAAAGGCATTATCGCACAGGAACCCGGAGCGTATTTCATACCCCGAGCGGATCTCCGTAAAATACGGGAGTATCATGAAGGTGATCGAGGTCAATGGAATATTTGCCGTCAGATCGGAAGAAGGTTTCAGTTTTATTTATACGCAGGAAGGCCGGTTCATATCCGACCGGTCGCTTCATTTCTTCGAGGGGATGCTCCCCGGAACAAGATTTTACAGGATCAGCCGGACGGCAATCGTCAATACCGATTACGTGAAAGTGCTTCACCCGATGTTCAAAGGATCGTACAGCCTGGAGTTGAAAAACGGTTTGACAATGAATGTCTCCAGACGACGGATGAAGCGGTTGAAAGAACTGCTGCAATTTCTCTGA
- a CDS encoding polymer-forming cytoskeletal protein, translating to MKGKLFVIFIMFGVCCPQIFPLEIKVNSEALLREEGVYEDDYIFAGNELEFSGSATDLFFLGKTLRFKGGTESGLYAVGETVIIDGTVANDFFGGGRRIEVNGKITGTVFMGSGEASFSEDSVLDGSLFIAAGNVKLNGTVNGDVYAGSGLLYIDGTVNGNVTTGAGEIVIAENGRVNGDFEYSTENKLNADEEKRISGTITFEDADLLKDFRHSEAARFIMMISIVLSIMGFLSVLVFGLLLLLLPALRNFKHAENHRQFWYYLVWGLIPFFIYPMAVTVLMILVVTIPLGFIVLLAGFPLLLVTQVLGITAFGQYLFNLFGWNKPNRFLHFLFGFVFFVLIGIIPYVKIIGTIFFSCIGWGIILEKTFRTKFVKVEKTAEKA from the coding sequence ATGAAAGGAAAGCTTTTTGTAATTTTTATCATGTTTGGGGTGTGCTGTCCGCAGATATTTCCCTTGGAGATAAAGGTGAATTCCGAAGCCTTACTGCGGGAGGAAGGAGTCTATGAAGATGATTATATTTTTGCCGGAAACGAACTCGAGTTTTCTGGGAGCGCCACGGATCTGTTTTTTCTCGGAAAGACACTGAGGTTCAAAGGCGGCACCGAATCCGGACTCTATGCGGTCGGTGAAACGGTTATCATCGACGGAACGGTTGCAAACGACTTTTTCGGCGGGGGGAGAAGGATCGAAGTCAACGGGAAGATAACGGGGACCGTTTTCATGGGTTCGGGAGAAGCATCCTTTTCAGAGGATTCGGTTCTGGACGGGAGCCTTTTTATCGCGGCCGGAAACGTCAAACTGAACGGTACCGTTAACGGCGACGTTTATGCCGGTTCCGGATTGCTGTATATCGACGGGACGGTGAACGGCAATGTAACAACCGGAGCCGGTGAGATCGTTATCGCTGAAAACGGAAGGGTGAACGGGGATTTCGAATATTCGACCGAAAACAAACTCAATGCTGACGAAGAAAAACGGATAAGCGGGACGATCACCTTTGAAGACGCCGACCTGCTGAAGGATTTCAGGCATTCCGAAGCGGCGCGGTTTATTATGATGATTTCCATCGTTCTCTCGATCATGGGATTTCTTTCCGTGCTGGTTTTCGGACTCCTGTTACTGCTTCTTCCGGCGTTGAGGAATTTCAAGCATGCGGAAAACCACAGGCAGTTCTGGTATTATCTCGTATGGGGTTTGATCCCCTTCTTCATCTATCCGATGGCGGTCACTGTTTTGATGATTCTGGTCGTCACCATTCCCCTTGGGTTCATTGTTCTTCTGGCCGGCTTTCCCCTGCTTCTTGTGACGCAGGTTTTGGGCATCACCGCTTTCGGTCAATATCTGTTTAACCTTTTCGGGTGGAATAAGCCGAACCGTTTCCTCCACTTTCTCTTCGGGTTCGTATTTTTTGTGCTTATCGGGATCATTCCGTATGTCAAGATAATCGGAACGATCTTCTTTTCGTGTATCGGTTGGGGGATAATTCTGGAAAAGACGTTCAGAACCAAATTCGTAAAAGTCGAGAAAACCGCTGAGAAGGCGTAA
- a CDS encoding single-stranded DNA-binding protein: MNNLNSILLEGNLVKDPELNRTPKGTSVCKFAIASNRFFKMEDELQKEVSFFDITTWSRLAEVCGEYLKKGRGVRIVGRLKQDRWTGNDGKVKSKVHIIAEHVEFKPQFNGKDSRTMNENPNKEMLQTAVSF, encoded by the coding sequence ATGAACAACCTGAATTCGATCCTGCTTGAAGGAAACCTTGTCAAGGATCCGGAGCTTAATCGAACACCGAAAGGCACATCCGTCTGTAAATTCGCGATTGCATCGAACCGCTTCTTTAAAATGGAAGACGAACTTCAAAAAGAGGTATCATTCTTTGATATCACCACATGGTCTCGTCTTGCTGAAGTTTGCGGAGAGTACCTCAAAAAGGGACGCGGCGTAAGGATTGTCGGCAGGTTAAAACAGGACAGATGGACGGGTAATGACGGAAAAGTGAAATCAAAAGTTCACATTATCGCGGAGCATGTCGAGTTCAAACCACAATTCAATGGAAAGGATTCGCGAACCATGAATGAGAATCCCAACAAGGAAATGCTTCAAACCGCGGTTTCCTTCTAG